A region of the Perognathus longimembris pacificus isolate PPM17 chromosome 7, ASM2315922v1, whole genome shotgun sequence genome:
ATACCCAGAAACCGGGAGGgcagtacagtgctcaggcctgggcagGCCGGGCGCAGAAGCAACATCCTCAAGACCTGCATTTGCTCCTCACATGTCCTGCGGGCGCAGCCGCCCGGAACGCGGAGCCGGGACACAGAGCCGGGGCACAAAGCACGGGCGCTGGAGCTGGGTTGCCAGAGCCGGGGCGCGGGAGCCGGGACAGGAACTGCATTCTTGGATGGGCTTTTTCATAAAAACTTAGACACATTTCTACTTTGAACTGTAAACTTTCTGTATCCATGTTCAGCCATTTCCCCCAGTCTTCTTCTATCCTGACTCCTAGACTGTACGTTTTCTGGCCTAATGAAACACCTTTATCTTCCCCTCTGTCCCCAACACACCACCTTATCTTAATATAGGCTCGGTAGCACAAGCTGTCTCTATAATGTTTCAGCAACTCTTCTCTGGTGCTGGTGGTTTGGGTGCTTGTGACACCAACCTATCTTCCCATAACATTCGTGCCACCTCCTCTTGTTGCTCTTGGCATCTGTCTTCAAGCCCTCTTCTTTGCTCCTTTCCAAAACATGCTCAGCAAATGTACTGTGAAACCTGCAGCCAAATACTATTCTTTCTTCTGTCAGTTATGAGTGGCTggcagaagaaataataataataactcacTAATAATAGTCATAACTCATCAATACCATGGCTGCCATGACTTCTattgctgagttcaagctgttTTCACTAACATGTGGTTAGAATAGAGCAGTATCATCTCCATCGGAACTGTCACTGTTTTAATGTAGGCTCacattgattgattgccagtgcaggcctgggtcctgtccctgagcttttgtgctcaagactagtgctatacgtcttgagccatagctccacttccagcttttttggtagttcagtgGAGCtgagattctcacaaactttcttctcctggctggctttgaaccataattctcagatctcagccttctgaggagctaggattacagggatgacccactggtgcccagctactaaTTCTTATCTTAAGCCAGTTCTTAATTAGTAAGCTTCTTTTGGGCAAAGCAAGAATCTAAcacaaatttaattaataaataaattttaaaaaaagaaagaatctgacACAGAGTCTCACCACAGCATTGTGCCCTTGAATAAGCTTCTATTTGTATCCCATGGATGATTTGAACTTTCAAAAGTCAAAGCCAAGTTTGGAAAAGGGAAAGTATGGGATGGTTGTAGAGACTACAGAATGTTAGGATTAGCCAGTATTAGGAGCTCCATGCTTCCACACTCAGTTAAAAAAATCtactggtggggctggggatatagcctagtggcaagagtgcctgcctcggatacacgaggccctaggttcgattccccagcaccacatatacagaaaacggccagaagcggcgctgtggctcaagtggcagagtgctagccttgagcgggaagaagccagggacagtgctcaggccctgagtccaaggcccacgactggccaaaaaaaaaaaaaaaaaaaaaaaaaatctactggtgAAAAGGGTAATATTTGGAGGTGATTCTACCAAAATGGATAATAAGGTGTCCTTAATATCCTATCATTAGCAATCTGTGGGAggaggtgtgggtgtgtgtgtgcaagtactagagtttgaagtcagggactTACACTTGCAAGACATGTTTGAttggctggagttctaccactgggTCACAACTCCttctttatttgttattgtttttatttttgtttgagatAGGATATTACTATTAGCCCAGGCTGGTGTCAAACTTGAAATCTTCCTGCCACAGTCTCCTGCGTGCTTGGATTTACAGCATGTACCATGGTGCCTGATGTTTCAACATTATTACTCAGTTAAGATTTCAATAAATGATTATTGAAAGCTATCACATGTGGAAGATCTATGAAGGTATCTGTGAGAGGTGCTGACTAGTGATTATGAAAGTCTTTTCATGCAGCATCTTGAGGGACTGCGATAATTTATTAGGGTTTTACTGAGTTCATGGGTTTTAAGACCTGGGTGACAGACCAGGTTAACTAACTCAACAACTGAAATATAAACACGTGCTAATTTTCATTTGCAATATTAGTTAGCCCTTTCCTAAGAACGAAATGAGTCCTCTCCCTGGGCTGGGGTCATTCCCGCTATCTCATCCTAGTTTTAACATATAAGGAAACTGGCAGCTATAAACCAGTGAGCTCTTAAGCACTGTGATATCATCTGGGTCCTGTTTTGTCTGTGTTATTGACAGCAGGTCCTCACTCCTTCAGGAATGGATGGATCATATATTCTGGGGTCCACTCTCCCCTGAACAGTGCTGGATGGAGTGTGGCTAACCCTGGAGCCCTACTCCTAATGATTACTTTTCTTTCGGATTTGCTCCTTACTGAGGTAAAAGGAAATGACTGGCTTCTCTGAGTCCTCTTATCCTAGCCACCCCAAGTTGATATTAATCACCAATCCTCATCCTTCAGTCGCAATGATGTTTTGCTTTGTGCCAGGCCCTTTATTGGCCCCTGGGAAGTAGAAATGAAGCAGATGGAAGCCCTACTTGGTACTTTGTCTACAATTATAGATCTCATGCTATTCAAGGACATCTTAGCTTCTAGAATAATCAGCAAGCAAAAAGCATGTAACTACTTTTGTCCATGATCTCTATCACTGACTGCCAGTCAGTGATTGCTGCCTATACACTTCATGATGAAGAAGACTAGCGTAGAAGGGCCATGAATGCTGCTTTTCAGGTCTGgttatggccttttctgttctaGTGGCCTCACCTAGGTGTTTTACCCAGGCCTGTTACTTTGAAGAAAGCCCTTTTCACATCTTTGTTTCGGAGACTGTAGATTATAGGGTTGAGAAAGGCAGAAATAACATTATAGAATAGAGCCAGTTTCTTGTCCCGTTCTGGAGAGGCATTGGCTCCAGGGTTCATGTACATAAACATGGCGGGTCCACAGAACATGGTGACCACAGTGATGTGAGAGGCACAAGTAGAGAAGGCCTTGAGCCTTCCTTGGGCTGAGCGGATTCTCAGGATGGCAGCAAAGATGCGGACGTACGAGGCCAGGATGAAGGAAAGTGGTACCAGGAGTAGGATGAAGCCGAGGATGAAATCTACTCGATCATTGAGAGATGTGTCTGCACAGGCAAGCTTCAGCACAGCAgggacttcacagaagaagtggtTGATCTCATTGGGGCCACAGTAGGGAAGACGCATGGTAAAGACAGTATAGACAAGGGAACAACTAACACCCCATAGCCCACAAAAGACCACCAATGCCACACATAGCCATGGGCTCATGATAATCTTGTACCTGAGTGGGTAGCAAATGGCGACATAGCGATCATAGGCcattacagaaaacagccagcctTCAGTGATGCCCAACACAAGAAAGATACACATCTGGGCCACACATCCAACGTAGGAGATTGTTTTCTTCTGGCAGACAAGATGCACCAACATCTGGGGCACCGTGGTGGTGACATAGCTCATGTCCAACATGGAAAGGAcactgaggaagaagtacatgggtgtgTGGAGGCGAGAATCCAAGTAGATCAAAGTCACAATGAGCCCATTACCCACGAGTGTAGAGaggtagaggaagaggaagatgttgAAGAGGATGATGTTAGTTTGGGAATTCCTAGAGAAGCCCAGAAGGATAAActcagagatggagctgtggttcttCCAGGGGAACTCTTGCATTCTTCTTTATctgcagagagaaaaaggaacccAGTGTCCCAGCTTAGCATTTACATTCAGATACCATGGCTGTTGGTTCGCTGAAAAGGCCAGTGGTTATTTGATTCTTCTTGAGATTGCTGTCTGCTCAGACTCAAGAGGTCTATCTGAGATGAGGCTACATTCATGTACTTTTTCAAGTAAAAAATCTTTCCTGAGAGCCCCTGGGctctcatttccttccctttcattAGCCCCAGAAAGGCTACCTATTTTCCTTTGCTTCAGGACCTACTGGAGTGTAGTTTGGGAGTCCTGGCTGCCTGTCAGATGGTGAAGATGgaaactcccctccctcctctctgaaAAGGTACACCCCGGACACTTTCTTCTGTGTCTTTAACCTTTTGATTTCTGAAGTAAAATGCTCAGGAAGAGTCAGAAATGTTGGGGAGGATATATGGCTCCATCCATATGAAAAGTTTTGACTTTTGGGGCTTCTGGAAGCTTTCTGATACTTTCTTTTGAGTAAAGCTATTCAGCAATTTTGACTCTTCCTATCCTGACTCACTTCTGATGggaagggtcttttttttttttttgccagtactaggcttaacctcagggccttatgctctctcttagtctttcttgttgttgttcaaggcaggtgtactaccacttgagctaaacatCCACATCTGGCAAttttctggttgattggagattaaagtctcatggaattttctgcttaggcaggctttgaaccctaatcctcaaatctcagcctcctcctgactAGCTACAATTGCAGGAGTGaactaccagtgtccagcttgcCTCAGCTAGAAGGCAGAACAATGTGTGTCTTTTCTTGGTATTTCCAGAACACTCTACCCCATAGATATCCTTGCTAACAATAATTCATCCTCAGAGTCCTTTGCTTTCCTTGAGATTTGTGATTGGCAGAGAATCCAATACAGACTGTGCTTAGTTTGTACCTTTGCAGATGAAAGCTGGCTCACTTGTTCATGGCGCCGTAGGAGGTGGTGATATCTGGTGGTAAAACATGAGATTTGGAATCAGAACACTTGAATTTGAGTCTTGGTGCTTCTACTGGGGTCCTGGTCAAATAAACCAATCTCTATGAGCCTTTGTTTCCTTCTCTATGAAGTAGACATATTACCTATCAGGGAGATAGCCTGAGAGGAGCATGTATGATGTGCATGAGGTGACTAGCATTGTGAATAGCACAGAGAAGGAGCTCAGTAATGCCCTCAACTGCCCTTCCTCATGCTGTCACTGAAGGAATGGGCAACATACACTGATTAAACATCTTCTGCCTATCATACCCCTGTTCCGGGAGCTGGAGAGATAAGGACAAATAAGGGCAAGACATGCTATATTTCTAATCACCAAAGAGCTTACAGTCTAGGTGGGTAAATCGAGAAATAGATACACAAGCCATTTCCAGTGTGTTAAGCACCATGGTGGAAATGTGTGCTGCCAGTTATAGATCTGTGCTATGTGCTAGGTATTCGAAAATTAAAGTCACTTGCTCTCTTCTCTCAAAGCAGATGTACATCTTAAAGGATGAGTAGGGATTGATTATGCAAAGAATACAAGGAAGAGTTTTGCCAACCGATGGAGCAGCAGGTGCAAAGTCACATAGCCCAGGAAGAGCTTTGGACATGCAGGGAGCACAAAAGATACACTGGGGTATTAGAAAAGGGGATTATTGGAAAAATGAGTCTgagatggagaaggaaagaagggataaACAGCATTGTATACCTTTCTAAGGAATACAGAATGTTGTCCTTTAGTGTGGTAGACCACTGATGAATTTAGACCAATACAGCTGGTGAGATAAAGTGCTTCCTATCATGTGTTAAGGCCCTGGGGTCATCACTATAAAGAAACTTTACATCAAAAGAAGTGAACTTTGAAGTTacatccttggcacaggaccctATCAGCTCAAGGGATGGGGCAGGGATGTGTCTGCAGTGTTCAGACCATTGGGGAGCAGTGTTCTCCCTCCTGGCCCATGGTCTAAGGAGAATATAGACAAGTTGAAGCAAGTGCTGAAGAAGAGGCTGGAAACTACATTGTGTGAGGTGAAGTTGAAACAATCAGGAAGGTTTCTCCAGAACCAGATGATGAAGGATGTTCTGAGGCTGGGGTCCAATGCTTTGATAGCTCCCAATGTGGGAGCTATACCCACAAGTCAGTTTTGGGCTCAATGAAATCCCATGACAGTAATAGGGCAAGGCCACAGATGGAGTGCAGTGAGCTTCGGGACTCCCTCCAAAGAGCAAGAAGAACTAGGTAACCATGTCAGGGCTGCACTGGGACGAGTTGGGTGCATGGCAGGGGAGGGAAGCCCCGAGCCAACTCCAGCTCATAGAGTTGAGGACCACAGCTCCACACAGCGGGGAGTGAGTGAGTCTCTCAGCTCCATACCAGCCAGAAGAGCCAAGGGCACTAACATGCCTTTCCCATTTCATCTTTGAGCTTCACCTAGACCTGATGACTGCATGGGTACTGTGGTCTCTCAGTAGGCATCTCACAGTCAGCTGCTGCTATCACTGACCACGACATGATgcagaatgaaaggagaggagagaaagcatGCAAGACAGTTGTAgaagagcaaaacaaacaaacaaaacagatgaACAAGAAGACTTCAACTCTATTACGCTCTTCTTTCCATCTATCCCAAGGCCTCCTTATCCCCGGGCTGGTCCAGAGAGAAACTCCAGAATGAGTTACTCCTAGTTGTTCCCAGTTTCCAAGTCTCTATCCAGTTCCTTGTCTCGTGAAGCATGAAATGGCCCTTTCTGCAGTTCCCGTAACCAATCATCCTTACATGTACTTCTCCCATCAGTCTCTTGTCCTGTGTCTTCAAGTGTCAAAATGTGATTACTAGGATACAGAGGAGAGCCAAATGCCTTAGCTCCACAGCAACAGCCTTCACCTCCTTCCACTCTCTCCTTGTCAACGAAGGAGCACAAAAACAAAGGCGGCAAGAAACAGAGAGCAATCAATGAACAGAGCAGGACAGGGATCAGGTGCCAGGCCTGCAGAGCCTGATgtgaatgggagggagggaggaggagaccagtatccaggcagaaaaagtgaGGCCCCAGATAGCTAGGGATGATCAGGTGGGGACTACCCAGGTGTGAGGACTGCCTTCCTCAAGCCTCCACCCTTCCCTTCCTACTCCTTACCTGGCCCAGGAGCATGTGAAGGATGAACCAAGAACCTGCTATGTCTTCCTTTAACATTCTGCTCCTGGTCCTCAGGGAGGATGAATCACACGGCTTCTTAATGAGCCTTCTGTGTCTTGGGCTCCTCCAAGTCCCTCTACAGCTCTCCTAAGCCCTCAGCACACATTTCACCTCAGCAGCCTTATACCCAAGAAAGATCTCCCCAACTCTCCCAATCTAAGGTTCCCTTCTCCCTGTAATTGCTCCCTACTCCCTCTTCACATACCAGAGAAAATGAATATGTGAACATCAAGTGGAGTAAATGCATGGGTTGAGAGGTGTCGTGGTGAGGGCTGGACAAGCATGTTAGAGAAGCCTACCATGGGCCATAAAGAATGATCTCCTggggtggggaatatggcctaatggcaagagtgctcgcctcctatacgtgaagccctgggttcaattcctcagcaccacatatatagaaaatggccagaggtggcgctatggctcaagtggtagagtgctagcctcgagcaaaaagaagccagggacagtgctcaggccctgagtccaagccccaggactggcaaaaaaaaaaaaaa
Encoded here:
- the LOC125355024 gene encoding putative olfactory receptor 2B3, whose translation is MQEFPWKNHSSISEFILLGFSRNSQTNIILFNIFLFLYLSTLVGNGLIVTLIYLDSRLHTPMYFFLSVLSMLDMSYVTTTVPQMLVHLVCQKKTISYVGCVAQMCIFLVLGITEGWLFSVMAYDRYVAICYPLRYKIIMSPWLCVALVVFCGLWGVSCSLVYTVFTMRLPYCGPNEINHFFCEVPAVLKLACADTSLNDRVDFILGFILLLVPLSFILASYVRIFAAILRIRSAQGRLKAFSTCASHITVVTMFCGPAMFMYMNPGANASPERDKKLALFYNVISAFLNPIIYSLRNKDVKRAFFKVTGLGKTPR